Proteins encoded within one genomic window of Methanosarcina barkeri str. Wiesmoor:
- a CDS encoding iron ABC transporter substrate-binding protein: MKFNHNNKLYKIILIGLLVAALVVTSGCTDKSTSGDNGSSPSEASGVSDADKAAESGEFTLTDGFGREVTIPENVERVVCSGGGCLRYLVYLQAQDDVVGVDSLEKEKSEVEGRPYVLANPQLKDYPLIGEFRGNDDPEKIISISPQVILKTGTSGQSTATNGADADTLQNKTGIPVVMFPYGSLKNEEQEAEIYSSLRIMGQVVDKQERAEEVINYINTTMQDLENRTADIPESERKTAYIGGVSMAGAHGIISTEPAYPPFLWVNAKNVAAGMGADHADIAKEALVDWDPEYIFVDVGTLLLGNEGAIGELKNDTSLSGLSAVKNEKVYGVIPYNYYGTNYESVLANAYFVGKVLYPDRFEDIDPEAKADEIYTFFIGKPMFSDLNEQHANLGFKQIPL; the protein is encoded by the coding sequence ATGAAGTTTAATCATAATAATAAATTATATAAAATTATTTTAATAGGATTGCTCGTTGCTGCCCTTGTAGTGACTTCAGGGTGCACGGACAAATCCACATCTGGTGATAATGGATCATCTCCATCAGAAGCTTCAGGAGTTTCAGATGCCGATAAGGCAGCAGAATCTGGAGAGTTTACACTCACGGATGGATTTGGCAGAGAAGTCACCATACCTGAAAATGTGGAACGGGTTGTTTGCTCAGGAGGTGGATGCCTGCGTTATCTTGTATACCTGCAGGCTCAGGACGATGTAGTAGGGGTTGATAGCTTAGAAAAAGAGAAAAGCGAAGTAGAGGGCCGCCCCTATGTCCTTGCAAACCCTCAGCTTAAAGACTATCCCTTGATTGGGGAATTCAGAGGCAACGATGATCCTGAAAAGATAATTTCCATCAGTCCCCAGGTCATCCTGAAAACCGGTACAAGTGGCCAGTCGACAGCAACCAATGGTGCTGATGCCGATACGCTTCAGAATAAAACTGGCATTCCTGTTGTCATGTTCCCTTACGGCTCTTTAAAGAACGAAGAGCAGGAAGCTGAAATATACAGTTCACTCCGGATAATGGGTCAGGTAGTAGACAAACAGGAAAGAGCAGAGGAAGTAATCAATTATATCAATACTACAATGCAAGACCTGGAAAACAGGACTGCCGATATTCCGGAATCCGAAAGAAAAACTGCCTATATTGGTGGTGTGAGCATGGCTGGAGCCCATGGAATAATCTCAACGGAACCTGCTTATCCACCATTCCTCTGGGTGAATGCAAAGAATGTTGCAGCCGGAATGGGTGCAGATCATGCGGATATTGCTAAAGAAGCACTTGTAGACTGGGACCCAGAGTATATATTTGTCGATGTTGGCACTCTCCTGCTTGGTAATGAAGGAGCAATTGGAGAACTTAAAAATGATACGTCTCTCTCAGGGCTCTCGGCTGTAAAGAATGAAAAAGTCTATGGAGTAATTCCATACAATTACTATGGCACCAACTATGAGTCTGTGCTTGCAAATGCTTATTTTGTGGGAAAAGTGCTTTATCCGGACAGGTTTGAAGATATAGATCCGGAAGCAAAGGCTGATGAGATATACACGTTCTTCATTGGTAAACCCATGTTCTCTGACCTGAACGAACAGCATGCAAACCTTGGGTTCAAACAGATTCCGCTATGA
- the nadC gene encoding carboxylating nicotinate-nucleotide diphosphorylase, which yields MLIKEVESFIEEDLGYDDVSCTIVPDKPAEAIIFTKEDCTVAGIKEAESIFCYLGIQVETTLKDGDCLKEGEIIFRLKGGAVSILRAERLALNFLGHLSGIATLTRACVDTVRQYSVTTRVACTRKTTPGIRKFEKLAVAAGGGDTHRFNLSDSVMIKDNHLKLMGIEAAIKAAKKTSFTRKIEVEIESVEYAVLAAELGADIIMLDNMQPEAIQKTLKTLSGKGLRNSVIVEASGGISQENLEGYAKTGVDVISMGSLIHKSRWIDMSLEIVKQ from the coding sequence ATGCTTATCAAAGAGGTTGAAAGCTTTATAGAAGAAGATCTGGGGTACGATGATGTTTCGTGCACCATTGTGCCTGACAAACCTGCAGAAGCTATTATTTTCACAAAAGAAGACTGTACTGTTGCGGGGATTAAAGAAGCCGAATCAATTTTTTGCTATCTTGGAATTCAGGTCGAAACTACTCTTAAAGACGGGGATTGCCTCAAAGAAGGAGAGATAATTTTCAGGCTAAAGGGAGGAGCAGTATCTATTCTCAGGGCAGAGAGACTGGCTCTGAATTTCCTCGGACACCTTAGCGGGATTGCCACTCTTACCCGGGCATGTGTGGATACGGTAAGGCAGTATTCCGTGACTACAAGGGTGGCCTGTACCAGAAAAACCACTCCAGGTATAAGGAAGTTCGAAAAGCTGGCTGTAGCTGCAGGCGGAGGAGATACTCATAGATTCAACCTCTCTGACTCGGTTATGATTAAGGATAACCACCTCAAACTAATGGGAATAGAAGCCGCAATCAAAGCCGCAAAAAAAACCAGCTTCACTCGAAAAATAGAAGTCGAGATTGAGTCTGTAGAATACGCTGTGCTCGCTGCAGAACTGGGAGCTGATATTATAATGCTGGACAATATGCAGCCTGAAGCTATCCAAAAAACCCTCAAAACACTTAGCGGAAAAGGACTTCGAAACTCAGTTATTGTGGAGGCATCCGGAGGAATTTCCCAGGAAAACCTTGAAGGTTATGCAAAAACAGGAGTAGATGTCATCTCGATGGGCTCCCTTATCCATAAATCAAGATGGATAGATATGAGCTTGGAAATCGTAAAACAGTAA